The genomic region GGCAATGATGCCGAATATGCCGGAGACCATCGCCTGCATGCTGGCTGCAGCATCCGTCGGGGCGATCTGGTCGTCGTGTTCGCCCGACTTCGGCGAGCAGGGCGTCATGGACCGCTTCGGCCAGATCGAGCCTAAACTGTTTATCGCCTGCAGCGGCTACTGGTACAATGGCAAGCTCCAGGATGTCGCAGACAAGGTGCGCGCCGTGACGCAGCGCCTCGGTGTAGCCTCTGTCGTCGTGCCCTATGCCGGGGATGCGGATGCCGTGGCTGCGATGACGCCGGATGCCAGGACACTCGATGCCTTCCTGAAGCCGTTCACGCCGAAGCCTGTCGAATACGAGGCTCTGCCCTTCGCCCACCCGCTGTTCATCCTGTTTTCGTCGGGCACCACGGGCGTGCCGAAGTGTATCGTCCACTCGGCGGGCGGCACGCTGCTGCAATTGGTCAAGGAGCATCGCCTGCACTGCGGTGTCGTGCCTGACGACAGGGTATTCTATTTCACCACCTGCGGCTGGATGATGTGGAACTGGCTAGCGGTCGGCCTCGCCGCCGGCGCAACGCTCTGCCTCTTCGACGGCTCACCCTTCGCGCCCGATGGAAACGTCCTGTTCGACTATGCCGCAGACGAGAAATTCGCCATTTTCGGCACCTCGGCGAAATATATCGATGCGGTGCGCAAAAGCGGATTGCGGCCGGAAGCATCGCACGACCTTTCCAGCCTGCGGCTTATCGCCTCCACCGGTTCGCCGTTGTCGCCGGAGGGTTTTTCATTCGTCTACCAAGGCATCAAGGCCGATGTCCAGCTGGCATCGATCTCCGGCGGAACGGATATCGTTTCCTGCTTCGTGCTCGGCAATCCGCTGCAGCCCGTCTGGCGCGGCGAGATACAGGGCCCGGGACTGGGGCTGGCCGTCGACGTCTGGAACGAAGACGGCCAGCCGGTGCGGTTGGAGAAGGGCGAACTGGTCTGCACCAAAGCCTTCCCGTCGATGCCGATCATGTTCTGGAACGATCCCGACCGTGTCAAATATCGCGCCGCCTATTTCGAGCGCTTCGACAACGTCTGGTGTCATGGCGATTTCGCCGAATGGACGCGGCACGGAGGCCTCGTCATTCATGGCCGATCCGACGCGACCCTCAATCCCGGCGGCATTCGCATCGGCACTGCGGAAATCTACAATCAGGTCGAGCAGATGCCGGAAGTGGCGGAAGCGATCTGCATTGGCCAGGACTGGGAGGATGACGTGCGGGTCGTGCTGTTCGTCAAACTTTCCACCGGCGTCACGCTGACTGATAAACTCGCCCACGCGATCAAAGCCCGCATCCGAACCGGTGCCACACCGCGCCACGTGCCGGCGAAGATTGTTGCCGTCGCCGATATTCCCCGCACCAAATCCGGAAAGATCGTCGAACTCGCGGTGCGCGAAGTGGTGCATGGCCGGGCAGTGCGCAACAAGGAAGCGCTTGCCAATCCGGAGTGCCTGGCACAATTCGCTGATCTGGAGGCACTGAAAAATTAACCGAACGCAAATGCGCAATAGTGATGGGTGAGAGATTGCCGGTCATTTTTAAGATTGTGTTAGGAGATAGCGATCAAGCTACCCTCAGTTGCGCGGCGTCTAATATTCACTCCGCGCACGGCCCGACCATGGAGAACTCCCGGATCTGCGGGTCTCTGTCTCCAATCAACAGCATGACTTAGGGCGGCCCTCGGCCGCCCTTTTTTAATGCATCCGGTTAATCGGCAAGAACGCGGGGCGAGGGGAAGGTAACTTCCACCAGCGTGCCTTCGTTGGGAGCTGAGTGGATCGAAAACAGCGCCCTGTTGGCATCCACCATCGCCTTGGTCAGCGGCAGGCCGAGACCGGTGCCGTCGCCGCGCTGGCGCGAGTTTGTTGCCACCTGGCGAAACGGCTTCATCGCCTGTTCCAGTTCTGTGCGCGTCATACCGACGCCTGTGTCGCGAATGCGAAGCACGACGCTACCATTTCCCTCGTAGGACGTCGAAACCACGATCTGGCCACCGGATGGCGTGAAGCGGATCGCGTTTGAAAGGATATTCAGGGCGATCTGCTTGATCGACCTGAGATCGGCAACGACATTTGGCACCGACTGCGAAAGCCCCGTGCGGATGATAACGCGTTGTCCGTTTGCCTGCGGCTGGACGATCGACACGGCTTCGGCGATTGCCTCGTTGAGGCCTACGGCGCCGAACTCGAGCTCCATTTCGCCGGCTTCGATCTTCGAGATGTCGAGAAGATCATTTACGATATCGAGCACATGGCGGCCAGAGCGCCCGATGTCGCCGGCATATTCGACATAGCGTCCGTGGCCCATCGGCCCGAGGCGCTCGCTCGCCATCATGTCGGAAAAGCCGATGATGGCATTGAGGGGTGTGCGGATCTCGTGGCTGACGCGGGCAAGAAAATCGCTTTTGTGGGCGTTGGCCGTTTCGGCCGCACGCTTGGCATTGCGCAGGTCTTCCTCCGTGCGCTTCCACTGGGTGATATCGCGGATGACGGCGCAGTAACCATTCGACGATGTCAGCACGCCCATGGTCATGAACAGCGGCACGAACCCGCCCGATGCTTCGCGCCCGATGACCTCGCGTCCGTCGTTCAAAACGCTTGCCACGCCGTTGCCAGTGAGCCCGCTGAGGTAATCGAGCACGGCCTTCTGGCTCTCATGGGCAAATAGCATGACGAAGGGTTTGCCGCGCGTCTCCTGCTCATCATAGTTGAACAGCGCGCTCGCCGAGCGGTTCATAGACCGGATATCGCCTTCCGGCCCGATGATGGCGACGCCATCTGTCGCGGTCTCGAGGATCGATTGCAGTTCCTCGACCTCGACCTGCAGCTTGGCAACCTTTTCCAGCATGCGTTCCGGACGAGGCTCCTCGCGGCTGTCGATCCGCGTCGCCAACAGCGTCTCTCCATCCTTCTCGACAGGCATCAGCGCCAGCATCAGTGCGCTCGCATCCTCCCACCGGATGGATTGCAGCCGTGCGGTGACCGGTACCAGCGCGTCGTCGGCTCTCACCACCATCATGACGCCGGAGCGTTCTGTCTTGTCTTGCAAATCCTCCCGCTGCAGCAGCGCATCGATGCCACCAACCCCGTCCAGCTCCGCCAGCGAGGCATAGCCCGTCAGCCGCATGAACTCGGGATTGGCGTGGATCAGCGTGTCGCCGGCATGGACGAGGACTGCGACCGGCAACTGATCGACAACTGAAGCCGACAGCCCGTCGGTCATTTTCACCCGCGGCGGAATGGCGGTGTTGAGAACGTCGAGCGCGTTGAATTCGTCGCCGCCTTCACGTCCCTCGGCAGCATCTGCAGGCTCGGGCGTCTCGGAGCCCTGGATATCGTCGTTAGCTGCCTGCAGCGCGGTCGGGTAAAACGCCTCGATCTCTACCTCGGGCGCGTCCGGTTGCTCGCTCTCGTCGTCTGTCGGGCCGACAGGGGCGGCATCCGTCGGCCCCTCTGGCTCTTCGCCACGCTTGCCGAACGGCTCGAGTTGCTTGGCGATCTCGCGGAAGGCAGCCTGCTCGGCAAGAGACAGCCCTTCATTGAGGTTCTGCCGCCGTTCATGCAGCTGGATGATCTTGTCGGAAAGCCTGCGAGCGGGCGTCTCGGCTATCTTCAATGCGGGCGGTTCGACGTGGAACGGCAGTTCCGGCTCGTTGGGTTCGAATATCCGCTCGGACGGTTTGTCAAAAGGCTCGACGCTATCCGGCACAGTCTCTGTCTCGCCAGCGGTCGTTTCGTTCTCGCCATTGCTTTCGTCGAAAACGATAGGATCTGCGACCGGCGCTTCCTCATCCGGACGCTGCGGGGGAAATTCCTCAGCTGTTTTGCTGCCTGATGCCGAATCGTCGTTGGCGGGCAGCCCCAGTGTCAGCCCCGTCCGCAGCGGATCCTCCGCCGCGTCCGATAGGCGGACGACGCCAAAGCCGCGAAAGCCGTCGAACTCACGGCTGCGCGTATAGGTCGGCAGCGCCGCAAGGTCGACAGGAACCGTCAAGGTCGTTCCCTCGACCGGCCAATGGATGGTCCGCCCCGACCATGTGTCGCGACGGGCGAGCAACTCGGCAATCCTGCCATCGGGATCGAGGTGGAACAGTGCCGCGATATCGGCAAAGGCGACGCCCGCGAGCGCCTTGGCATGCGGCCCCACGGCCTCGGCGAATTCCCGCGAAATCTCGCTGAAATGGCCCTCGGCATCGATCTTCCAGACAAAGCGCGTCGCGCGTCCCTGCCGATTGAAAACGAAGTGCTGCGGCTGATCGGTCTCAGGTGCTGAAGCCGCAACGGCGTCCGCTCCGGCTGCAGGCTGGGCGATGTCGCCCGATGCAGCCGGCGCTGCTTCCTGTTCGGACGCAGCCGGCTCCGGTGGCTCGATCTCAGCATTGGCAGTGAGGGGTTGCTCTTCACTTGGCTCCCGATCCGGCACTTCCCGCTCGACGCTTGCGTCACCCATCGAAGCACCCTCGGTGTCGTCCGCTGAAAGCTGCAGGTCTGACGTCAGTTCCGAGCCCCGCTCGGTCGATACATCGGTCGGATCCTCGACATGCGTTTCCGCATCCTCATTCGTCAGGGCCGTGGTCTGCTCGTCCTCGGCAATCTCGTGATCGGCATCGCCTTCGTCTTGCACGACAGGTGTCGCCGGTTGCTCGGGCTCTTCGACAGCGCTCGGCTCGCTCTGTTCTATGTCGGCAATTTCTTCCGGTTCGTCTTCGACATCTTCGATCTCGGCAACAGCATCGATCGCCGCCGCGAACTCCCGCTCGCCGGTGTCTATCCCACCAGCCTGTTCGTCGGCGCTCGAAGCAGGGACGGCAGACGCCGTTGCGGCTTCTTCCGGCACGCTCTCGACGTCGGCATCATCTTCACGGGCATCGACGGGCGTTTCTGCTGCAGTTGCTACCGCAGCATCGGTTGGCTCGATCCCGGCGGAGTCCACAGCTGCGACATCTGCCGCCGTTTCTGTCTGGACCCCTGGCGTCCCCAAGGTTTCAGCCTGCGCTGGCACCACTGCTGAAACGGTTTCAACGGG from Rhizobium tumorigenes harbors:
- a CDS encoding acetoacetate--CoA ligase encodes the protein MQDEQPLWSLSEVERRKTPMFAFMQHCNARHGLSLDDFESLHAWSIADREGFWTAVWEFCDIKGTTGARALVDGDDMLDARFFPEAELNFAENLLTKSGPGDALIFRGEDKASSRWSWDRLRAEVSRLQQAYRAIGIGKGDRIAAMMPNMPETIACMLAAASVGAIWSSCSPDFGEQGVMDRFGQIEPKLFIACSGYWYNGKLQDVADKVRAVTQRLGVASVVVPYAGDADAVAAMTPDARTLDAFLKPFTPKPVEYEALPFAHPLFILFSSGTTGVPKCIVHSAGGTLLQLVKEHRLHCGVVPDDRVFYFTTCGWMMWNWLAVGLAAGATLCLFDGSPFAPDGNVLFDYAADEKFAIFGTSAKYIDAVRKSGLRPEASHDLSSLRLIASTGSPLSPEGFSFVYQGIKADVQLASISGGTDIVSCFVLGNPLQPVWRGEIQGPGLGLAVDVWNEDGQPVRLEKGELVCTKAFPSMPIMFWNDPDRVKYRAAYFERFDNVWCHGDFAEWTRHGGLVIHGRSDATLNPGGIRIGTAEIYNQVEQMPEVAEAICIGQDWEDDVRVVLFVKLSTGVTLTDKLAHAIKARIRTGATPRHVPAKIVAVADIPRTKSGKIVELAVREVVHGRAVRNKEALANPECLAQFADLEALKN
- a CDS encoding ATP-binding protein, which encodes MPAVQYPFIDIAVHPSIRERFARGEAMALFSVELDRVLWANGAGADLFGYTAIYDFLDQGARPGDVSFRQIAATAHQLVAVGDTRSFLIRIAAGFQRVVANAAVEKIRTPAGEDAILFSCPVSAKPLETSERAQRMLDGFDDPDTHIAVIGRDGEIIAASPGFSALGITTETAGMLVTMAGGQPERLIKRPIRTGQGYLPAAIGRLSDTPALNLLFVVEMVIGHLDPVETVSAVVPAQAETLGTPGVQTETAADVAAVDSAGIEPTDAAVATAAETPVDAREDDADVESVPEEAATASAVPASSADEQAGGIDTGEREFAAAIDAVAEIEDVEDEPEEIADIEQSEPSAVEEPEQPATPVVQDEGDADHEIAEDEQTTALTNEDAETHVEDPTDVSTERGSELTSDLQLSADDTEGASMGDASVEREVPDREPSEEQPLTANAEIEPPEPAASEQEAAPAASGDIAQPAAGADAVAASAPETDQPQHFVFNRQGRATRFVWKIDAEGHFSEISREFAEAVGPHAKALAGVAFADIAALFHLDPDGRIAELLARRDTWSGRTIHWPVEGTTLTVPVDLAALPTYTRSREFDGFRGFGVVRLSDAAEDPLRTGLTLGLPANDDSASGSKTAEEFPPQRPDEEAPVADPIVFDESNGENETTAGETETVPDSVEPFDKPSERIFEPNEPELPFHVEPPALKIAETPARRLSDKIIQLHERRQNLNEGLSLAEQAAFREIAKQLEPFGKRGEEPEGPTDAAPVGPTDDESEQPDAPEVEIEAFYPTALQAANDDIQGSETPEPADAAEGREGGDEFNALDVLNTAIPPRVKMTDGLSASVVDQLPVAVLVHAGDTLIHANPEFMRLTGYASLAELDGVGGIDALLQREDLQDKTERSGVMMVVRADDALVPVTARLQSIRWEDASALMLALMPVEKDGETLLATRIDSREEPRPERMLEKVAKLQVEVEELQSILETATDGVAIIGPEGDIRSMNRSASALFNYDEQETRGKPFVMLFAHESQKAVLDYLSGLTGNGVASVLNDGREVIGREASGGFVPLFMTMGVLTSSNGYCAVIRDITQWKRTEEDLRNAKRAAETANAHKSDFLARVSHEIRTPLNAIIGFSDMMASERLGPMGHGRYVEYAGDIGRSGRHVLDIVNDLLDISKIEAGEMELEFGAVGLNEAIAEAVSIVQPQANGQRVIIRTGLSQSVPNVVADLRSIKQIALNILSNAIRFTPSGGQIVVSTSYEGNGSVVLRIRDTGVGMTRTELEQAMKPFRQVATNSRQRGDGTGLGLPLTKAMVDANRALFSIHSAPNEGTLVEVTFPSPRVLAD